CCCTCGGCTCCGCCGCCGACACCATGGAAACACAGCCAACTTTAGGACCGCCAGTTCCCAGCTTTGGCAAGAATTGTCTTTAAACCATCGTTCCAAAGCAAGTCCCTAAAGTAGAGTCCCATCGCCCCACCCCGTGGCTCTAAAGGATATAGATCTGACAATCGTAGTATGGCCCCCCGGCTTGCAGCACAGATCCTTCCCAGGGAGCAGGGGTGCGAATGCAGGGCCTGGGATCCAGCCCACAGACCAGTGAAGTATCCACATAGGGTTGGGAAgatccctggagggcagggaataCTGGCCTTGAAAAACCAGTCGTCAAGCATCTTGCAGGCCAAAGCAGTAGGCTCCCTGCTAAAGGACAAAAGCAGATCTCAGCAGCAGGGAGAGCAGTCAGGATTTCCTTTCATTCCCCAGCTCCAGACCAGAGCAtcctccatttccccttccctcccgaACTAGTATAGTTGTACATGTGCCTTGGGTCTTACTTAGCCTGCTGACCTTAAGCCTGCTCACCCTCTATTAACAGCCACCAATGAGAACCACAGCCACAGGAGGAAGCAGCTTTTATTGATAAGTTATCTCCAGAAACCAAAAAGACTATGTACCCACTTTCAGTCACCCCCTATCCCTCCAGGACCTCACACTGCTCCACCTGGACAAGGGATATAAATTGCCTTTTGGTTTTTCAAGGCCCTagtctttctccttcctgtgtAGCCCAACGTAGAAATTCAGCAGCAATACCGTTGTTTTTTTCAGCAGTGTCTGCTGCAACTAGTGACACTTAGTAACAATTATGGGTGAAGGGGTGTGGTGGGAAGTGGTTAGATGAGTAGAAAGAATGATGCACAGGAAAACAGGAACATAGCCTATCGAAGGTCCCTCTGTCCTGCCTCAGTGGACTGATCCTTCATTGGCTGCATTTCTCTTTATGCTGAATCACTCCCTTCTGAATCAGATCGGGGATTTCCACTGCCAGCCATGGACCCAGCTGCAATACAAGGGAGACACTGTGAGATTACTACCACCCAATCAATGCCTCTTATTCCGTCAGAAGCTCCTTCCTAGAGATAATTCTAGGAGAACACGCCCAAAGGAAAACAGTGTTATTCCTTGTTTACTCTCAGTTACTTTTCTTATACCACTCAGGACCTAACCCCTTCTCCCCTTATATACCAAATACTCCAAACTTACCCCCAGAGCCATGAGATGAGCTAGTCCAAACTTAGGCACATTCCTGGCCCACAAAGGCTTAAAATGATCAGTCAGGCATACTTTGCCACCCCTATGAGAGGGACAAGATGATCAGAAGGTGTTGACATGCAAGGTATACCATAAAGCACAGCAGACTCTTGAGAGCACAGGAAGACTACTGGTGATCAGGATTGAGAACAAGGTCAGCTAAGTGCTTTGCCCAGGCTTGGCAGAGGGAGACCTGGGGTCTCTCTAGGCCTGCAGACTCTGGGAAAACTCCTGCCTCAGAAGAACTCTTCCCCAACGCCTTCTTTGACCTTTTCCCATCTCCTATTCAGTCCTACCTGTACATCTTTGCTGTTTTTCCATCCAGTTCAGGGACTGCGATTTCTGGAGCAGTAGTGGGATATGTGATAGGAATCTGGAAGAATTATAAAGCTTTAATAAAACAGAATCAGAATAGAAAGGAACTAATCTAATCAGATATACACATTTTTTGGTTTAACTGAAATGTTCTATAAACTCATCAAGCAGCAGTCACACACCAGGATTCTGGACATGGAAATGAGTAACTATAACCTATGCTTGTTTCAAACCTCAGCTTTTCCCTcccatttaaaaagttatctttagggcttccttggtggcgcagtggttgagagtccgcctgccgatacaggggacgcgggttcgtgccctggtccgggaggatcccacatgccacggagcggctgggcccatgagccatggctgctgagcctgcgcgtccggagcctgtgctccgcaacgggagaggtcacagcggtaagaggcccgcgtaccgaaaaaaaaaaaaaaaaaagttatctttggTCCCTCCAAGAAAGGTTAGCTTGTTAACAATCACCTAATCCCTCCTGTTCTACTAACCTCCACAATTCCCACTCCATCATACTCACGTCAAACTCGATGTCAAACTCATATTTGAGGAGGTCATGGATGTACCAGCATTTTCCAAACCACCTGTAACATAGACCAAACCTCAGCGCAATTTTCCCATTCTTCTAGTACTCAGATGACATCTTCTTGGCTTAGATGACCAGCCTGGGAGACTCGTGGGTTGGGAACTGGGGAACTCTGGAGTTGTGGGAGTGGAGACCAGAAAGGGGCAGGAAAGGCCTGGCAGTGGGCTCTGGGACACCAAAATGCTCAAGCTATGTGACATCCCCACCCTCACACCTCCCAAGAGGGTCTGCCTACCGAGTCCCTTCCTTGTTGGACTCCAGTCGGAACCAATCATTGTCTGCATTCTTGTTGTTCTCCACGTACTAAAAGTAGAGAATGAGGTCTTTGAGGGGGTGTTGAGGTCAAGGGCAGTCCCCCTTCCCTCAAAAGAAAAGTGTGTGATTACTTCCTCTCTTAAGCACCCATATGCTGATGACTTTTAAATCTTTATCTGTAATCTAGAGCTTTTCTCAAAGCTTCTACTCCATTATCCAACTGTGTATTGAAATTTCTACCTTCATTCCACAGGTACCTCAAACTTGGCAGTCTGAGTTTCCCTCTAGTCTTTCAGACTTGTTTCTCCACTGCACCAATCTCAGTTGGCAGTATTAGCATTCAGTCACCCAAGCCAAAAACCTGGGAATCATCCTTGACCCTCCTTCTCCTTTACTCTACAAACCAATCTTTTACAATGTCCTGCTGATTTTACCTTCTGAATATTCTTTAAATCTacctctcctctctgtcttcaCCATAACTCCCAAGTTTAGATCATCATCTTTCTTTTGCCTGGATTAATGACAGCCTCCTAACTTCAATCTTATCCCTGTCAATTCTATTTTCCTCTCTACTGCCAGTGATTGATCTAAACCCAAATTTCATCATGTTACTCCTCCGTTTAACATCCTTTAAAGGTATCCCAATGCCTCCAAGATAAAATTCAAGAGCTCAAATCTATTTGTCAAGCCTTATCTACCACTCCCTGCCACACTTTGATGCTCTAACAACTCTGATCTACTTGTGTTTCTTCATATGTCAGGGTGTTTCTAGCTTCTATGACTGTTCGTGCTGTTCCTTTTGCCTTGAATGTTCTTCTCTTACCTTCATGTTTTATCAGGCTAACTTATGTTCACTCTTTAAGCCTCAGCTCAAGCACTGCCTCttctaggaagccttccctgaccagaCCCAAGCTGGATTTCGGTATCTCAGCTCCTGCTTCAAAACATCTTAGCAATTTCTCAGACTCCTTCTCCCTGTTTCTCCACATAATGTATTATCATGATATGTTTCTGTCCACCTCCGTAGGCTCAACTTTATTCGGCTTTGGATGCCCTTCCTAGGTACTTGGtatacaataaatgtttttttagtGAATGAATACATGCATCAGGAAAGCTGCTAGCCTTTGAAACAGAGACCACCGCAAGAAAGTCAAATTTCTTCTCCTTCCACAGAAGGGAGATTAGCTCAGAAGATGGCTCGTTCCTAACCCTGAGCTCAGCTCCTAGTCTCTCTGCTAATATCTGCTAACTAATATCTACTTGAATTTTCAGCTCTAACGTGTATTCCTCCCTCAGGACAAGTGAAAGAGGGAGCGGAGAGACGTGGACCGGGACTTAGGGCTCCAGGAATTCCTTTTGACCACCTCCCCTACATCCAGGAGAGCAATCACCTGGGGCCAGGACACGTCATCCTCCGGGGCGGCATATCCCCCAAATAACTGCTGCTTTCAGTCAGAAAGTCTGGCCCCACCGTGGCTCCGAACCTGAGTCTCTTAGGAGGCACCTCCTCCCCACCGCGCCTCCTTAAGTCCCCCAGCCCCGCAGTCGTCCAATATCTATGAATTCGTAAACTTTAAAACCGGAAGCGGCTTCCACACGGAGCCTATTCCTAAGGACACCTGATTACCCGCAACCCTTTTGCGACGCGGTTGGCAGTAGAAGCACAACTGACCCGGATAAGAGACTGATATTCCTCCTTGAGTCTCTGCACCCACAACTCCCGATCTCGAGGTCCGGCATTGGTCTTCAGCACCGGGATCTCAGACACAACACGCCGGGTGGCCTCATCCGCCatcttggaccagggctcaagaGAAACACGGAAGTGGTATTACCTGTAGTTTACATTCAGGGCGCCTCCATCTTTACTACTGGACGATGGGGAGTTGGGCTGCCTTGAAACTTCTTTGAATACgatctttattttatagtaacGAAGAGAAATTTGTCACCTGATCACTTGCTTATGGGTGCAAcgagaagaaaagaatggaaacgGATGGCTCTGTCCTGAGTATAATTAAACCGCAGATTGCTCAAAGGGTGACTTCCGCTCATGCTCAGAGACGTAATCTCAGAAAACGCTTCCGGACACTTGAAGAGTTACAATTTCAGGCAGTTCTAGGCGCTGTCATCCTAAAACGCGCGAGTCACATGTTTCGGCTTCGAATAAACTTCTTTAACTTCCTTGTAGTTCAGCTGAGATAGGGGGGGGCCAATGCAGTGATCCATTAGGAGGGTAGTAAACTCCTGAGAATTATTGAGAACCGCGGAGAATCAAAGTATATGCAGTCTCAGCCCTGAACAGTTAACACAATTGAATTAGAGAATTCTTAATAAATGCCAAAGGAGTTTAGAGGTCACGAGAAGACTTGCCTTAGTGTAGCCTAGGCATTTTTGGGTCTGGAATGAACTCATCTAGGAAGGAATCATGTCTCTTCTCTCTAGtgcatggcacacagtaggtacccaGTAATCCTTTTGCAAAATTTGTATCTTCCAGTTGGTTTTTAAACCTAGGCACATTATTTTTGGCCTTAACTTACATATCTTATTTGCAGTGTTAATCGTTCCAACCCATGGCAGTAATTTTGGATCATATCCCATTAATCATCAAATTCTATTGTCTATCTACAACTTTAATTTCTAATGGCTGAAaactccagtacagtgttgagagcagacaaccttgtcttgttctgattTTAGGGGGGAAAGCATTGTCTCTTCCTTAAGTATAATGTTACCTGTAGGCTTTTCGTGGATGccctttatcaagttaa
This genomic interval from Physeter macrocephalus isolate SW-GA chromosome 4, ASM283717v5, whole genome shotgun sequence contains the following:
- the UFC1 gene encoding ubiquitin-fold modifier-conjugating enzyme 1 produces the protein MADEATRRVVSEIPVLKTNAGPRDRELWVQRLKEEYQSLIRYVENNKNADNDWFRLESNKEGTRWFGKCWYIHDLLKYEFDIEFDIPITYPTTAPEIAVPELDGKTAKMYRGGKVCLTDHFKPLWARNVPKFGLAHLMALGLGPWLAVEIPDLIQKGVIQHKEKCSQ